The genomic region CAAATTCATTCGGATTTAACTTATAATCCTGAAAAGGCTAAGAAGAACTTTGAAAAAGCGAAAAAAGAGTTAAAACAGGATACGTTCACATTTACATTAAATACAGAAGATACACCAGCATCAAAAATTTCAGCAGAGTTTATTAAAGCCCAAATTGAAAAGAACCTGCCGGGTGTAACTATTAAAATTCAACAATTGCCATTTAAACAGCGTGTCGCACGAGAACAAAGTGAAAATTATGAGATTTCATTGTCTGGTTGGGGACCTGATTATCCAGATCCTATGACTTTCTTAACAATTATGACAACTGGTAATGCCTCAAATAATACAGGTTGGTCGAACAAAGAATATGACGCGATGTTAAAAGAAGCAAATGGAAGCTTACTTCAAAAAGAAGATGAAAGAAATCAAGTTTTGATAGATGCGGAACAACTATTACTTGATGAAGCGCCTATTGCACCAATTTATCAAAAGGGTGAGGCGCATTTAACGAATCCACAAGTGAAAAATTTAATCTATCATTCTTCTGGTGGAGATACATCATTAAAACACGTTTATATTGATAAGCGTATTGACCGTGAAACAGGTAAAAAGAAAAAATAATCATTCAAAAAAAAGAGGCTAAGACATAATACTTCAGCAATCGAAAAACTTCGAGGTTTTCGTAAGAATTTACGAAAAATCTCGAAGTTTTCTTATAATGAGATGATTCATTCAATGATAGGAAAGTTTTTTTAATATTTTAATATAAAATTACATGTATATCACGTCGTATTGTTGGCGAGACGCCTGAGGGAATAGGATGAGCGTCGAGACCGCGGCTCGACCCATCCCCTAGGAAATGCGAGCCAAACAATACGAATGATTGATAAAATAACAGCATAGAGGTGATTCAATCGTGAATCATCTCTACGCTGTTATTTTGGGATTGATGTCCCAGACTGTTTTTTACTTTTATTTACGCTTACGACCAAGTCCCATTGCTTTTTCCATTTTTTTGAGCGTTTTGAATGAAGTTTGATGTGCTTTATCTCTGCCGGCATCTAATATAGTGTCTAATTCGTCTGATTCATAAAAAATACGGTATTTATCTTGGAAGTCAATCAAAAATTGTTCTACCACTTCAGCTAAATCACCTTTAAATGTACCATACCCTTGATCTTGATAACGCGCTTCTAACGATTCAATAGATTCATCTGTAAGGCTAGAGTAAATTGTTAATAAGTTTGAAATACCTGGCTTGTTTACCTTGTCATATTTAATAATGCCATCTGAATCAGTCACAGCACTTTTGATTTTTTTTGCTGCTAGGCGAGGTTCATCTAAAAGTGAGATGAAGTTCTTTTGATTATCGTCACTTTTACTCATTTTTTTGGTTGGGTCTTGTAAGCTCATCACACGACCACCAACTTTAGGCATTTGGATTTCAGGCTTAACTAAAATGTCATTGTAACGACTATTAAAACGATCAACTAAATTACGTGTGAGTTCAATGTGTTGTTTTTGATCATCACCTACGGGAACAATATCTGTGTTATAAAGAATGATATCAGCTGCCATAAGTGGTGGATATGTCAATAGTCCTGCTGGAATACCATCGTTTTGCTTTTGTGATTTATCTTTAAATTGAGTCATGCGTTCTAATTCACCAATTGATGAAATCGTTGTAAGCATCCAACCTGCTTGTACATGAGCAGGCACTTCTGATTGTATAAATAATGTTATTTTCTCTGGGTCAAGGCCTGATGCAAGATAGATTGCTGCAAGTTGACGCGTTTGCTTTCTTAATTTAAGTCTATCTTGAGGCACTGTTATGGCATGTTGATCTACAATACAAAAATAACAATCATAATCATTTTGAATATCAACAAATTGTTTCAAAGCACCTATATAGTTTCCTATTGTAGGGATACCACTAGGTTGTATCCCTGAAAATAAAGTCTTCATTATTAAGTTACCTTCTTTCCGATTGATATCTATAACCTATTGTAACAGTATTTCTTTTGATTGTAAGTTGTGATATGATAAATATATCAAATGAGTGAGACTTAGTTCATTGTTCATATCATACTAAAGTCTGATTATTTGAAATAATGAACAATTATTATGGTTTTCTCATTTAATTTTAATGTTAAAACCTTATAATATAATCATAACGTAAAATAAGAAGCAAGAGATGACACAAACTATCATTGAAGTGAGTATGTCTGAGCACTTATTTTTATTAAATTAGGAGAGTGAGATGTATGGTAACACTATTTACTTCACCAAGTTGCACATCTTGCCGTAAAGCGAAAGCATGGTTACAAGAACATGACATTCCGTATACGGAGCGAAATATTTTTTCAGAACATTTAACATTAGATGAAATTAAACAAATATTAAAAATGACTGAAGATGGTACAGATGAAATCATTTCTACACGTTCAAAAACATATCAAAAATTGAATGTAGACATTGATGCTTTACCGCTTCAAGATTTATATTCAATTATTCAACAAAATCCGGGTATTTTACGTAGACCTATTATTTTAGATGATAAGCGTCTTCAAGTGGGATACAACGAAGACGAAATTCGTCGTTTCTTACCTCGTACTGTACGTACGTTCCAACTTCAAGAAGCACAACGTATGGTCGACTAAATAAATATTGTGTAGCATGATTTCTACGTCTTGATAGGTTAGATGATATCTTCATAATGAAAAACGTTTGTTGCGTATACTTAACAAATGGTTCTAAACATGAAATTTCTAAATCTTTCAACGTAATGATGTGTTGTGAGTAGGGTTTCCGCTATATGGGGGGACTCTACTCTTTTTGTGGTTTTATCTTATTGCATAGAAGAGTCTATGACTACTTTATGTTATGATAAAAGTGTAGGAATGTATATAAAATGATATATATAATCAAAACGATTGTAATTTTATTGCTTGTCTAATACAATAGTGATACTATTCATCGACTGTAAGGAGTGAGATGATATGAGAATAGAACGTATAGATGATATGACTGTTAAACTATTTATCACATATACAGATATTGAGGCACGCGGATTTAAACGTGAAGATTTATGGACAAATCGTAAACGAGGCGAAGAGTTCTTCTGGTCAGTAATGGAAGAGGTCAATGAAGAGGAAGATTTCGTAGTTGAAGGGCCTTTATGGATTCAAGTGCATGCTTTTGAAAAAGGTGTCGAGGTTACGATATCTAAATCTAAAAATGAAGATATTGTGAATATGTCTGAAGAGGACAGTGCTTTCGATGAATTGGATAACCAACTTAATGAACTGTTATCGCAATCACTCAAAGAAGAAAATGAAGAGAGTGATTCAAAAGAAGTGTCTTCGCAATCTCAATATTCAAAAGCAACAAGTAAAGGGCGAAATAATCGAGTGATGCCACGTACTGTCATTTTCAAATTTGACAGTTTAGAAGCCATTATTGAATATGCATATCGAAATAATCAAAGCTTAACGCAATTTGAAGATTTGTTGTACATGCTAGATCACCAATATTACTATGTTGTACATTTTGATGATACAGTATCTGAAACAGAGATTCATGATTATTACGGTCAAATTTTAGAATTTGCAGCTCCTAGTGACACGACACAGCTGTATTTAGATGATTACGGTAAAATTGTCATGAGCCATAACGTTATAGATCAAGTTAAGCGCTATTTTCCACTCGATGATTAATATCAGAAATACTCGTATCATGTTATGATTGAAAACTATAATTCGAATGGAATAGCATCGCAACAGTTTCTAACGAATGCTGGCTTAATTGGAGATAGTAATCTCCAACGTAAGTCAGCTTTTTTATTTGAAAGTAAATTTTAAGTCATTAGCGTGTATACATATAAGGAGGTCTTATATGTTAACCGCATTAAATCAAAAGCATCAAAAAGTGTTAGCACAACATGCATTAAAGGCGGAGTGTTATTATTGCCCTATTTGTAAAGAAAAGGTTATACTGCGGCAAGGACAACATAAAATAGCGCATTTTGCACATCAAAAAGATTGTACATCTCACTTTAAATATCAATCCGAATCTTTTGAACATCTTCAGTATAAGATGCACTTATATCAACAATTTTTAAATCAAGGATATTCTGTGCGTGTGGAAGAATGGATTCCGTATATACAACAAGTACCGGATATTATAGTAGGTCAAACAGCAATTGAAGTACAGTTAAGCTCTATTTCTCCTAATCAATTGCAAAATCGAACGAACGGACTAATAAAAGCTGGATATGACGTTATTTGGTTAACTCGTTTACCTGTAACAAATAAAGGGCTTTTTCAATTGAGCCAATTGCATCAAACATGTATCAATATATCCAAACGGGAATTATTGTGTATTGAGCCAAGCACTCTCGATTTGATTCGATTAACCCATCTTATCCCCATTACTTCTAAACAATTTTATGCTCAAAAGGAAGTGATGACAGTCGTCCAATGTGTGAACATGACATCGCCCTCATATGAAAACCATTGTCCAGTGCGAAAATTATCAACTTCACGAATTCTTTCTTATTTAGCCCAATGTAGACGAAAAAATAGTGTGTTAGAACCCACTTTATCTTTAGCTTATCGACTACAACTATCGGATACGCAAATATGCAAGCTAACAGGCTATTTGTTTCCCGAACAATTATACTTTCACACGCATCCAGTACTTTGGCAATTAACCATTCTCTATTGTCTCCAGTGTAAGGTGCCTGCAAATGAATCACTCAAAGAATTGATGAAAATCAGATCATTTTATCATTTTAATATTCAAATAGAAGAGATCATTCAAGTGATTATCCGAAAATATTGTAAATTTTTAAAAATATGAGGATATGATGTGCATTGTTTGCATGAAAATGAGAAAATAAAATAAGTCTATTCGTTTAGAGGAGGAATATATGATGAGCCAACAATTAACGAGAGAAGAACAGGAAAAAAAATATCCTAAATATACTTGGGATTTAACGACTATTTTTGAAAGTGACGAAGCTTGGGAAGAAGCGTTTAAGACTGTTGAGAAATATATAGGTCAAGAAGAGAAGTTTAAAGGTCATCTTGGTGATGATGCAGAAACGTTATATCAAGCGCTTTTGTTAGAAGATGAAGTGGAGACAGAACTTGAAGCAGTCTATGTTTATGCGCATTTAAAACAAGACCAAGATACTGCAAATGACAAATATACAGGTTTTGAAGCGCGAGCACATCAGCTGGCGATTAAATTGAGTTCAGCTTGGAGTTTCTTAGTCCCAGAATTACTACAAATTGATGAGGAGACGCTCCAATCATTTGTTAAATCACATGAAGGGTTGAAGCGATTTGAGTTTGATTTAGAATTGCTTAATAAACAGCGACCACATGTGCTTGATGCTGATAAAGAGAAGTTGTTAACAGAAGCACAAGACGCGCTTTCAACACCGGGAAATGTATTTAGTATGTTTGATAATGCGGATTTACAGTTTGAAGATGTGACAGACAAAGATGGGCAAAAGCATCCATTGACACAAGGAACTTTTATTAAATATTTAGAGTCTGATGATAGAGTTTTAAGAGAGTCTGCATATCGTAATGTGTATAAAGCATATGGTGCATACAATAATACATTAAGTGCAACACTCGCAGGTGAAGTCAAAAAGCATGTTTTTAATGCACGTTCACACAACTATAAAACAGCACGAGAAAAAGCATTGAGTAATAATCATATTCCGGAAGCAGTTTATGATAATTTAGTCAAAACTGTTCATCAGTATTTACCATTGTTACATCGTTACACTAAGTTACGTCAAGAATTACTAGGTATTGATGATTTGAAAATGTATGATATGTATACACCAATGGTTAAAGATATTAAATTTGAAATGCCATATGATGAGGCAGTAGAGTGGATGATTAAAGGTTTAGAACCAATGGGTGAAACATACTTAAACGTAGTAAAAGAAGGTCTTGAAAACCGCTGGGTAGATGTATATGAAAATAAAGGTAAACGATCAGGAGGTTATTCATCAGGTGCGCACAAGACGAATCCGTTTATTTTACTAAACTGGTCAGAAACTGTGTCAGATCTTTATACACTTGTACATGAATTTGGGCATTCAGCGCATAGTTACTTTAGTCGTAAATATCAGCCTTCTAATTATAGTGATTATTCTATCTTTGTGGCTGAAGTGGCATCTACATGTAATGAAGCGTTATTAAGTCATTATATGGATCAACACTTAGATGATAAACGTCGTCTTTTATTGCTTAACCAAGAATTAGAGCGTTTTCGTGCAACATTATTCCGTCAAACCATGTTTGCAGAATTTGAACATAAAATTCATCAAATTGAAGAAGCAGGAGAGCCATTGACTGCAAATCGCATGAATGAAGAATATGCAAAACTTAACCGTTTATACTTTGGAGACACTGTTGAAACTGACGAAAATATCAGTAAAGAGTGGTCACGTATTCCACACTTTTATATGAATTATTACGTTTACCAATATGCAACAGGTTATAGTGCAGCGCAAAGTTTAAGTCATCAAATTTTAACTGAAGGTAAACCTGCAGTGGAAAGATATATTAACGAATTTTTGAAAAAAGGAAGTTCAAATTATCCGATTGAAATTTTAAAAAATGCTGGCGTAGACATGACAACGCCTCAGCCGATAGTAGATGCATGCAAAGTATTTGAACAAAAATTAGATGCTTTTGAAAAATTAATGAAAGCTTGATAAGAGTGAATTCGTTTACATTATGGCGGAATTGTGAAATGTTTAATTTTTGTGAGTTAAAGGGTTGAAACATGGGAATACACATGTTATATTAACAGCATGAAATTAATCACATAACAAACATACCCCTTTGTTTGAAGTGAAAAATTTCTCCCATCCCCTTTGTTTAGCGCCGTGTCAGAACACGGCGTTTTTTTATTAATGACTTCAGTCAGTTGAGCACGTAAAACGTGCGAAACAATAAACCACCTGCTATGCGGGTGGGCAACAAAAGTTATACTAAAAAAATCCCTGCTTAGCGTTATAATTAAGGTGTTCAAGCCAAATTAATAACGAAAGTAGGGATTTTTTATGGCTAATAAAGCCAAGAGTTTAGCACATACAAAATGGATGTGTAAATACCACATTGTATTTACTCCAAAGTATAGAAGAAAAATCATATACAATCAATACAGACCATCAATTATTGAAATTATAAAGTTATTGTGCAAATACAAAGGTGTGGAGATTATAGAAGGACATATGATGCCAGATCATGCACATCTATTAGTGAGCATCCCACCCAAAATAAGCGTTTCAAGCTTTATGGGGTATTTAAAAGGTAAAAGCGCTTTGA from Staphylococcus felis harbors:
- the trpS gene encoding tryptophan--tRNA ligase — its product is MKTLFSGIQPSGIPTIGNYIGALKQFVDIQNDYDCYFCIVDQHAITVPQDRLKLRKQTRQLAAIYLASGLDPEKITLFIQSEVPAHVQAGWMLTTISSIGELERMTQFKDKSQKQNDGIPAGLLTYPPLMAADIILYNTDIVPVGDDQKQHIELTRNLVDRFNSRYNDILVKPEIQMPKVGGRVMSLQDPTKKMSKSDDNQKNFISLLDEPRLAAKKIKSAVTDSDGIIKYDKVNKPGISNLLTIYSSLTDESIESLEARYQDQGYGTFKGDLAEVVEQFLIDFQDKYRIFYESDELDTILDAGRDKAHQTSFKTLKKMEKAMGLGRKRK
- the spxA gene encoding transcriptional regulator SpxA, coding for MVTLFTSPSCTSCRKAKAWLQEHDIPYTERNIFSEHLTLDEIKQILKMTEDGTDEIISTRSKTYQKLNVDIDALPLQDLYSIIQQNPGILRRPIILDDKRLQVGYNEDEIRRFLPRTVRTFQLQEAQRMVD
- a CDS encoding adaptor protein MecA, whose protein sequence is MRIERIDDMTVKLFITYTDIEARGFKREDLWTNRKRGEEFFWSVMEEVNEEEDFVVEGPLWIQVHAFEKGVEVTISKSKNEDIVNMSEEDSAFDELDNQLNELLSQSLKEENEESDSKEVSSQSQYSKATSKGRNNRVMPRTVIFKFDSLEAIIEYAYRNNQSLTQFEDLLYMLDHQYYYVVHFDDTVSETEIHDYYGQILEFAAPSDTTQLYLDDYGKIVMSHNVIDQVKRYFPLDD
- a CDS encoding competence protein CoiA, which translates into the protein MLTALNQKHQKVLAQHALKAECYYCPICKEKVILRQGQHKIAHFAHQKDCTSHFKYQSESFEHLQYKMHLYQQFLNQGYSVRVEEWIPYIQQVPDIIVGQTAIEVQLSSISPNQLQNRTNGLIKAGYDVIWLTRLPVTNKGLFQLSQLHQTCINISKRELLCIEPSTLDLIRLTHLIPITSKQFYAQKEVMTVVQCVNMTSPSYENHCPVRKLSTSRILSYLAQCRRKNSVLEPTLSLAYRLQLSDTQICKLTGYLFPEQLYFHTHPVLWQLTILYCLQCKVPANESLKELMKIRSFYHFNIQIEEIIQVIIRKYCKFLKI
- the pepF gene encoding oligoendopeptidase F, which codes for MSQQLTREEQEKKYPKYTWDLTTIFESDEAWEEAFKTVEKYIGQEEKFKGHLGDDAETLYQALLLEDEVETELEAVYVYAHLKQDQDTANDKYTGFEARAHQLAIKLSSAWSFLVPELLQIDEETLQSFVKSHEGLKRFEFDLELLNKQRPHVLDADKEKLLTEAQDALSTPGNVFSMFDNADLQFEDVTDKDGQKHPLTQGTFIKYLESDDRVLRESAYRNVYKAYGAYNNTLSATLAGEVKKHVFNARSHNYKTAREKALSNNHIPEAVYDNLVKTVHQYLPLLHRYTKLRQELLGIDDLKMYDMYTPMVKDIKFEMPYDEAVEWMIKGLEPMGETYLNVVKEGLENRWVDVYENKGKRSGGYSSGAHKTNPFILLNWSETVSDLYTLVHEFGHSAHSYFSRKYQPSNYSDYSIFVAEVASTCNEALLSHYMDQHLDDKRRLLLLNQELERFRATLFRQTMFAEFEHKIHQIEEAGEPLTANRMNEEYAKLNRLYFGDTVETDENISKEWSRIPHFYMNYYVYQYATGYSAAQSLSHQILTEGKPAVERYINEFLKKGSSNYPIEILKNAGVDMTTPQPIVDACKVFEQKLDAFEKLMKA
- the tnpA gene encoding IS200/IS605 family transposase encodes the protein MANKAKSLAHTKWMCKYHIVFTPKYRRKIIYNQYRPSIIEIIKLLCKYKGVEIIEGHMMPDHAHLLVSIPPKISVSSFMGYLKGKSALMIFDRHANLKYKFGNRHFWAEGYYVSTVGLNEATIKKYIQNQEKHDKAIDKLSVREYEDPFKGY